A region from the Branchiostoma lanceolatum isolate klBraLanc5 chromosome 2, klBraLanc5.hap2, whole genome shotgun sequence genome encodes:
- the LOC136428150 gene encoding DNA primase large subunit-like: protein MQFSGNRTKKSRRTVTLTGGRNEGQYLHNLQFYKVPPTETVSLEEFETFAIDRLKVLKSVESTGIKYMKTSEQYQDKLEKDIKKLMPIAVRKTDVDGGVQDKDYDDRRKDHISHFILRLAYCKSEDLRRWFLAQEMDLFRFRFLQETNKDAIGHFLQLNNLDYQPIPEEEKKALRDELKSSSYEMKGDKFETTDVYKVPFQEALDLVRARKVYLKKGYVYVPQSELVSIILSAFRENLSKALAVTARALPYLQEDERLLKRLANLHTQYLGQDYSNRRATAGKVAPEDIEPLSKKSFPLCMRSLHETLRQEHHLRHGGRMQYGLFLKGIGLQLEDALRFWRSEFTKMMDGDKFDKSYSYNIRHNYGKEGKRTDYTPYSCMKVIMTNAPAVGDHHGCPFRHTDPELLKQRLQGYRVNTTGVQEIMELVKGGHYQLACTKYYEITHNVDDAGFGLNHPNQYFEESQKVLNGGHVPKTVPRTPSTQRSKPIKKETDDFDDDFPMDQVEHLLTASQDVVGEVATE from the exons ATGCAGTTTTCAGGCAACCGTACCAAGAAAAGTCGGCGAACAGTAACGCTGACAGGGGGAAGGAACGAGGGGCAATACCTGCACAACCTCCAGTTCTACAAAGTGCCTCCAACTGAGACTGTGTCGCTGGAAGAATTCGAGACTTTTGCGATTGATCGACTCAAAG TCCTGAAATCCGTGGAGAGTACAGGGATAAAGTACATGAAGACCTCTGAGCAGTACCAGGACAAGCTGGAGAAAGACATCAAGAAACTCATGCCCATTGCTGTCAGAAAG ACTGATGTGGATGGTGGAGTGCAGGACAAAGACTACGATGACAGGAGAAAGGACCACATCTCCCACTTCATCCTCAGACTGGCTTACTGTAAATC TGAAGACTTGCGGCGCTGGTTCCTGGCCCAGGAGATGGACCTGTTCCGTTTCCGCTTCCTGCAGGAGACAAATAAGGATGCCATTGGTCACTTTCTGCAGCTGAACAACTTAGACTATCAGCCT ATCCCAGAGGAAGAGAAGAAGGCCCTCCGCGATGAACTGAAGTCGTCATCTTATGAGATGAAGGGAGACAAGTTTGAGACCACTGACGTTTACAAA GTGCCATTTCAGGAAGCTCTTGACCTGGTGCGAGCAAGGAAAGTTTACCTGAAGAAG GGCTATGTGTATGTGCCCCAGAGTGAGCTGGTGTCCATCATCCTCAGTGCCTTCAGGGAAAACCTCTCCAAGGCCCTGGCA GTAACAGCTCGAGCTCTGCCATACCTACAAGAAGATGAGAGGCTGCTTAAAAGGCTTGCTAACCTTCA TACTCAGTACCTGGGCCAGGACTACAGTAACAGAAGGGCTACAGCTGGTAAGGTGGCACCTGAAGACATTGAACCA CTGTCAAAGAAGTCCTTCCCTCTCTGCATGCGAAGCCTTCACGAGACTTTGCGTCAGGAGCACCACCTTCGTCACGGCGGCCGTATGCAGTACGGACTGTTCCTGAAGGGAATCGGGCTACAACTGGAGGATGCACTCCGCTTCTGGAGGTCAGAGTTCACAAAGATGATGGATGGAGACAAG TTTGATAAGTCCTACTCCTACAACATTCGCCACAACTATGGGAAGGAGGGCAAGCGAACGGACTACACTCCGTACAGCTGCATGAAGGTGATCATGACTAATGCTCCGGCAGTGGGCGACCATCACGGCTGCCCCTTCCGCCACACGGACCCTGAGCTGCTGAAACAGAGGCTGCAGGGGTACAGGGTCAACACCACCGGTGTTCAGGAG ATCATGGAGCTGGTGAAAGGAGGACATTACCAGCTTGCCTGCACCAAGTACTACGAGATTACACATAAT GTGGATGATGCTGGTTTTGGACTGAACCATCCTAACCAGTATTTTGAGGAGAGTCAGAAGGTGCTGAATGGAGGGCATGTCCCCAAGACCGTACCCCGCACACCAAGCACCCAGAGGTCTAAACCCATCAAGAAGGAGactgatgattttgatgatgactTCCCCATGGATCAAGTGGAACATCTGCTGACGGCCTCCCAAGATGTTGTTGGGGAAGTAGCAACAGAGTAG
- the LOC136428148 gene encoding monocarboxylate transporter 13-like, giving the protein MVSKTSETECPNAGDTGNSSRFLLQVEKDAELQEKEQPGEDDTDSVGTDTLVCGPRLPNLKDVDVFNLRASAGMGAFLCDEPTDNGPEPVWVKRDPSKHDRLENSHPRKSHDIQQENNNKQDRSGNTVGRRVSDIEREQDQNRLLETSERDRRRSESTPGKEPTSDSPGETPAAAPDGGWGWMIVLAAFIVETCLGGFARAVGVFFVEFVDAFDVGSADISWSISIMCGITFCGGLVSSILCRRFGARPLVMIGGIVGSAGLFLSSFSTTIVHLHLSLGLTSGLGFALVYNPTFIMVGQYFHKKRHLAYAMMVTGTGVGGFIFSPVFQLLIDHYGWRGAIIVQAGVTLHLCVAAALMRPLHVPPVRGPSQTYISQDSLSSAPTSHHGFSNHPNPTVYVTAPLEREEADKISQKTSEENEADISQDQEPTAPAAGSPAPLVRRQRGVSECSIGAVSLRLLEPASSQESLPCIPEMTEDASYRRLDSVSVSAVRAARSGSMTLSRRMLYSSQRMLDVLSRSETLLSLSSQLTYETTIHTKLAGKPGLSVHSIVSTLFDLSLMKSVPFVLLSISFFMFHLGYLVPGIGVVPRAQRAGIEETQVSFLPSIISISDLVGRLLSGGLSKIPGCSRTFQFITLNVIIAVGAVVFPVTQTYSGMAAYAVWHGLANGLCYPLIPTLVVDVAGVERIASAMGMVMFITSIGLTLGLPIAGILYDTTGSYDVSFYFVGACFLLSAAVLAFSHILSIRRQDSRPEES; this is encoded by the exons ATGGTGTCAAAAACGTCTGAAACGGAGTGTCCTAACGCCGGTGATACTGGGAACTCGAGCAGATTTCTCCTCCAAGTGGAGAAGGATGCCGAACTCCAAGAAAAAGAGCAACCAGGAGAAGACGACACAGATAGCGTCGGAACGGACACTCTCGTCTGTGGACCAAGGCTTCCAAATCTTAAAGATGTGGACGTTTTCAACCTGCGAGCCAGCGCCGGCATGGGTGCCTTCCTGTGCGACGAACCAACGGACAACGGACCAGAACCTGTGTGGGTGAAAAGAGACCCTTCAAAACACGACCGTCTGGAAAACTCACATCCACGCAAGAGCCACGACATTCAACaggaaaataacaacaaacaagacAGGTCTGGGAATACCGTTGGAAGGAGGGTTTCCGATATTGAGCGAGAGCAGGACCAAAATCGTCTTCTTGAAACGTCAGAAAGGGACAGAAGACGATCTGAGAGCACTCCGGGGAAGGAACCCACAAGCGACAGTCCTGGAGAAACCCCAGCGGCTGCACCAGACGGAGGATGGGGCTGGATGATTGTACTGGCCGCCTTCATTGTTGAGACCTGCCTTGGAGGATTTGCCAGGGCAGTTGGAGTGTTCTTTGTAGAATTTGTCGACGCGTTTGATGTGGGTTCTGCCGACATCTCCTGGTCTATCAGTATTATGTGTGGGATCACATTTTGTGGAG GACTGGTGTCCTCCATACTGTGCCGAAGATTCGGGGCTCGTCCGCTGGTGATGATAGGCGGGATCGTGGGTTCCGCGGGGCTTTTCTTATCAAGCTTCTCCACCACCATCGTTCATTTGCATCTATCACTGGGTCTTACCTCAG gactCGGATTTGCGCTGGTGTACAATCCAACCTTCATCATGGTTGGACAGTACTTTCACAAAAAGCGCCACCTGGCTTACGCCATGATGGTGACAGGGACCGGAGTTGGCGGCTTCATCTTCTCACCAGTCTTCCAGCTGCTGATCGACCACTACGGCTGGAGAGGCGCGATCATAGTGCAGGCAGGGGTGACTCTCCATCTGTGTGTGGCTGCAGCGCTGATGAGACCTCTGCACGTGCCACCTGTCCGCGGTCCGTCACAAACGTACATCTCTCAAGACTCTCTCTCTTCAGCGCCTACGTCACATCATGGCTTCAGCAACCACCCCAACCCAACAGTTTACGTCACTGCACCCTTGGAAAGAGAAGAGGCGGATAAAATCAGCCAGAAGACATCAGAGGAAAATGAGGCGGACATATCACAAGACCAAGAACCAACGGCGCCTGCAGCTGGCTCCCCCGCACCGCTCGTCAGACGCCAGCGAGGCGTTAGCGAGTGTTCCATCGGTGCTGTGAGTCTGCGACTGTTGGAGCCCGCCTCCAGCCAAGAGTCTCTACCCTGTATACCTGAAATGACTGAAGACGCGTCCTACAGACGTCTCGACAGCGTCTCCGTCAGTGCCGTCCGCGCAGCAAGGTCCGGCAGCATGACCTTGTCCAGAAGGATGCTGTACTCTTCCCAGAGGATGCTGGATGTCCTGTCCAGAAGTGAAACGCTGCTGTCACTCAGCTCACAGCTCACTTATGAGACCACCATTCACACTAAGCTGGCTGGAAAACCAGGACTGTCCGTCCACTCCATCGTATCCACACTGTTCGATCTATCCTTGATGAAAAGCGTCCCGTTTGTGCTCCTCAGCATCTCGTTCTTCATGTTCCACCTCGGCTACCTCGTTCCCGGAATCGGCGTTGTTCCCAGGGCACAGCGTGCAGGGATAGAAGAAACCCAAGTGTCCTTCCTTCCATCTATCATCTCCATCTCCGATCTGGTCGGGCGGCTGCTCTCGGGTGGATTGTCCAAAATCCCGGGTTGCAGCCGGACTTTCCAGTTCATCACTCTGAACGTCATCATAGCAGTGGGCGCCGTGGTGTTCCCGGTGACGCAGACATACTCGGGTATGGCGGCCTACGCAGTGTGGCACGGACTCGCCAACGGGCTGTGCTATCCCCTCATCCCGACCCTGGTGGTGGACGTGGCGGGGGTGGAGAGGATCGCCAGCGCCATGGGGATGGTCATGTTCATCACCAGTATCGGACTGACCCTGGGTCTACCTATTGCAG GGATCCTGTATGACACAACTGGCAGTTATGACGTGTCCTTCTACTTTGTGGGAGCATGCTTCCTACTGAGTGCTGCAGTTTTGGCCTTCTCTCACATTCTGTCCATTAGAAGACAGGACAGTAGGCCTGAAGAATCCTGA